The Asterias amurensis chromosome 16, ASM3211899v1 genomic sequence taatttccacataatccaagagttatgaaaaattaaaagctggacaagttttgagagtGCCctctttcatcatatcaaaagttgataggaattagacagtgcaatctccataaaatataagatactagcgggatgccgcgcttcgcgcggcaccccgctaggctataaaaatcctttacacaaatatttcgaaatgtgggtgatggtgttatacgcctctctcaatattgatgcatggcgtcataattctaacccaaaatgaagctattttgcacgtccgccactacttgcagtggctgtacccacctcgttttgtgttagacgacgtaccttatgcatctagaaactataaggctcccccgtgatccttataggggtctaatgttgggcctccctaacgttacacgtttttcaaatcagtgttgataggtgaaactgaccgttagccagcaataactaaagctTCTTTTGTACTAccctaccaaaactttctccacacactcaatatacattcataatgcttgcatttcctttttaaaaaacatcgtcaaaaatgacatttttacgtcccacgatgcatagcgttgctacagcactataagtaaagcgagtttttggaacatgctgtgtgatgtgccacaaatctaatttatctactgtttttttttttttttttttttttttttttttcggggggcggggcggtaagagcgtaggcctctttttagtttattctcatctgaattggtcctgtaaactttctggtcaataggctgcatgtaacaggagcacttaacgtgaacgtcaaaaaagtgttttgcaggcagagatgccaagtccagaggccagctagctatgtgtgagatttttcaaagctcaacccccctccccccggaaaaaattttgccagtttaagaaggcctttctaaatcgccgcccaaccttttttttctttcttttttttataaataaataaaaaaatccgaaatttaattgtggacaaaaaagtgtttcaaaatgcatcaaaaacctcctcagaataattaaaactcacttgtacacaggagatgttgatggttaatgtggaggtttgattgtgtcagattatttccttccaaacttaaaaagaaaatagactaaaaatgatgtccaaaatcaatcgctcacttcttcagcctgttgtgtcttcgctagtggagcgcatttcaaagaatttgctaaaagaatcggaacaaacttgtgcgcaataagcgttttgcgctctgccgatactaagctgaacctactggatgagcaaaagcgtgcgcaatctgcaaatttgcgctctgtttgtacaaagtttgtacaaaaaatgtcgtaatttttttccccgatctcgccccaataatgattgatgtgcgtgtgagcgtgagacagagcccaaatgcgtgagtctcacgcctaatgcgtgagacttggcaggtctggttttgttttattgtcactttgggcttattgcatctcgcgaaattttaacgacaaacgacacaatttctgaccgcgttcatgttcacgctgctctaggaacaaacctccatacatcccatatctctggaaccctatatcgtacaaactaaataaaaacgataaattcgtccccactccttaatttccccaacttatttcactttcagaaagcatgtcaagttatgtttagggtttgttacgtccagtttgggtcaatagacaaactcctaaaaatgtaccccattcagccgcacgaggtctcttttgttaataacccgacgggccgatggctaaattaggctacaaaatggatttggcaaaatgtacattctgagacctgaccgacacactgctctaaccaattttgtgaatggacttattcaaaaggaaaattaatgtcattttgtttaacaactttgaccaaatgcaaagcaaaattctttttttacagcttcaaaacagcctttgacgtacatgtataagtttcaccatagagtaaggaatggtttcacaaacttccgtgatgggttaaactctgaaactgcaacattatacctccatgaacagactgtcttctaaaacggtattcatgtactcatttgagtttactggcatcaatagtgcaatttctgtatggagatttttgtaagtccgaggtcgccacccactgtcaacctaaagtggtcccacggcaacctccttcaccaagcaacaggtggcctgtctcaaaccagacaacacaccactcacaatacactgaccagaatggctcattgaaggcccccccccccacccccaaaatattagtaattgtaaagttcccttagacaccttccaacctatagccggccctacccaatgtttccaaattataaagcttccgtttgatctcatccttgtccatcatgataattctcatgccgtttggaagtgaatgcttttttataaatattctccatttaatcttttcaacaaatgagtcacctgtcagaaggatttctaggaagtctgataacaacgtcgaccagtggttgacacatggtcgcctgcgaaacatcaatctacggtacttcatccattcaatgcaaattcgtgagattggtttcggttttgtcctggcacccagcctcttcgaccctttcgaccctgcgcggcaatgaatgaaccaatccggagaaccatgcttagtacaacacgaaagtaacctgaccaaaaagggcggatcgaatggcgggtgggcgggcaaggggcaatgaatgaaccaatccggagcaccctctgcgaaacactgaccaatgagtcgcctgtcagaaagatttctaggaagtctggtaacaacatcgaccagtggttgacgcacggtcgccgcccaaacttcctccaatcacatgacttgtaagtgcgagtttggatcagggttttgcagacttgcaacccgacgtctgaaaccacacaaacgtattgaattccacacaaacaaccgtgtcggattccacaaggatgccataccactggaccttctaattttcaatccaagatggcgcaggttacgcttttaatagtatagatgaatattccttccattaggctgtgtacaaatcgtgcctgcaggaagtccaggctctagTGTGGCTCTtctgtaaacatgtgatgtcacaggtcaaaTGGTCTATATGAAGCGTTGAATCAATGTTGATGAGATATGGACTTCTCAGGCTGTTGTTACATATCAGGGCATAGTTTAAGTACATAACCTGATGATACACAGATCATACATGTAGAACCTGACAGTAGGCCGTTTGTTAACTCTATTCTGCGAGAGAAAATAGATTTAGCTGATTGCAAATTGCCAACTAAAAGAACcgttggtataaatgcaaacaattaatTAGTGGCTTCAAGTTTCGACTCTTGCAGTCTTTCTTGAAGCGTTCTTTTCTggcgtttttgtttgttgttgtattaCAGTAACTTTTTGACAGACTCGGGCTGAAAATTTATTCTACACTTCATCCTGCATGTACTTGTAAACACCCCACCATTTCAATACTCTGTAAAATAGCCTTTATTGGTTCAAAGAGTAAAATTTGGTTCAGACAGTTAAATTTGGTCTTCaaaatcttttaaaggcagtggacactattggtaattactcaaaataattatcatcataaaacctttcttgattacgagtaatggaaaggttgatagtataaaacattgtgagaaacagctccctcttaagtgacgtagatttcgagagagaagtaattttcaacaaatttgatttcgagacctcaagtttagaatttgaggtctcaaactcaagcatcagaaagcacacaacttcgtatgacaatggtgttttttctttcattactatctcgcaacttcgacgactgattgagctaaaattttcacaggtttgttattttatgcatatgttgagatacaccaactgtgaagactagtctttgacaattaccaatagtgtccagtgtcgttaagCTAAGACACAAACTTGATTATTTACAGATTTTACAGTATTTTTAaggataaaaacacccttgcttaattttaatCAGAAAGCTTACTGCTCATTAAGTTCATACtagaacttttttcttttgtgaaatatttttctCTAAAATGTAAGTAATACAACAAATAGCTCATACTGCAGCCATGTCAAAACCACTAAATCAATAAGTCAATACATAAAAGTGTTTAGTGTGCAGACATTCTATGGCCTGTTCACAGCAAGATTaaatataacaattacaatgtaTGATCTACATGTACTCCAGCTGTATAGACCATCTGGGTCATGGTTGACATCCTAGCACTGAAGTTGAACTTTCAAACCCAAAGCCATACACTTTTCCCATATCCTGTACACTATAACTGTTCTCACTGACAAGCACCAACATAAGGACTCATGGTGTGAAGCATGGAGGTAGTAATGGGTGCAGAAAGCAACATTTCAGGTGTGTATGCatgaatttgttgttattaaagAGCGAGGGAATtgtcaaattaaattttgtgaTGTACTAATTTTCCAATGGATATTGTCTTCATTAAATTTCTCATTTTCCATACTCTGGATTTAGAAATTATGAAATATAagacttaaagatgctatgtcagattttttgccccaaacattaaaaaataattttttttttagtgaatggtatttcaaagagtatcacccgccctaacgaaaaaagtttaacttttacttttaatggtcaggaaccatgacaaaaattacaaacatttcttataaaacacataagaattggtcacgtgatatattgtcgggatcccgacaaaaacaaattttgagcactttattttactgctactaaaaaattggcggactttttcgagcaatggctcaaatgaaagcttgtaactttcttgacccACATAAAAATAcctgggtcaaatcggccaaaaaccCGACACAGCATCTTTTATCAGTTTTGATGTACAGCATCAGTGATTTCAAAGTTTGTTGTATGGAGCACGCGACGTTGCCCTAAAACGCCTACAACGCTTGCCAAAAAAAGCTGCtcgaccaatagtgtccagtgtctttaaacggaTAGTGCTTTTGAAAACGGTTAACCATTTAAATATTTAACCATCACAGGCTTACActctacaaaaataaaatcttttACAACAAACCTTTACTGTAAAGACCAACATGTATAACTTCAAATGAAGCTGGAGAGCTGTAGAATTCTTATAACAGCCCAAGTCCGTATAGCTGCTGAGTTCAAACGAAATTCTCTCTCAAACTCATTTGCTGAATAAAATGTTAAACAGCTCCTTGAGTAAAAGTTGTTTAACGGACATGCTATACTTACTCTTGtttataatgtgtttgtttatcatttaaatgtaattttgatattattttgtgcaCTTCTAATTAATCATGAAACTactcaacttaaaggcagtggacactattggtaattactcaaaataattattagcataaaacctcagtttgtaacaagtaatggggagaggattggtggtacaaaacattgtgagaaacagctccctctgaagtgaagtagttttcgagaaagaagtaattttccacgaatttgatttcgagatctcaagtttagaatttgaggtcccaaaatcaagcatttgaaagcacacaacttcgtgattttttctttcatagttatctcgcaactccgacgaccaatcgtgctcaaattttcacaggtttgttattttatgcatatgttgagatacagaaagtaagaagactggtctttgacaattaccaatagtgtccactggctttaaagcaaGTAAGCAAGCACTTGGGGTTTGTATTAACTATGATTGCCTTACTTTAGTTTGGTAATTAACTTGCTAGATGCAAAGCTGTACTTTTACAATGAGCCGCCCACCCTCACCCCGACCTAATTAATTGTACTTGTGCTGGTATGTAAGGCCCGATGCCTAATaccataaataaatgaatacaaaattaTATATCATAAAAAATCTACAGCCAAAGAATGTAATGCCACAATAACGTATTTTTTGTAGGGAAGTCATCCCAAGTTGCAGATACCTGAGCTTGACTTTCTTCATTCTTCACACTGACATCAAGGGTTCATTGGGTGTAGAAAGAGGTGTTTCAGGTATGTATACATGCATCAGCAATTTCAAAAAAGTGGTATAGCTCTTTGGCTTTTAAACATAACAATCTGCAATATTGCAGCAACATTGACGTCTTCCTCATCATAAGTAAACCACACAGGGTTTATTAGCATACTTCGTTGTTTTTCAATCAATATTTCTATCGATCAATTTTTGTTGcatgtttccttttttcaacaattttaaagacaggacacaaaattacttttttccttcaataaaaaaaaaggttgttaactgtcaaaacaagcctgcattttttttcttctttttctaaatAGTGTTTTCCGACATGAGCGATCAAACTAGAGTTCTACTTTGGACCTTATCACGAACCTGCTCCACAATACTTCTCAAGAGCTTGAGCAACATTCCCGATTCTCAGATGATCTTTGAACTCTATACATCCGCAAACATCTATGGCCCAGACCGTAGAGAACAGACCACGTACCCAGACAGAATCACACATCCTGAGCCTACCTATGAAGGCATTGAGCTGGATGCCAATGGGTTGCTGAAAGGACCAGGGTCAGGGTTCAAGAGTTCAATCTGCTCCTTTGAGTGGGTCAAGCGACAACTGGAGGCAGACTACCAGGGTAAAAAGGTCATCATTGCTAAGGAGATGGCAAATTTTTTAAGTTGGAGGTACCACTTCATTCCAAAGGGCTATCGACACATGTTCTTGATCAGGAATCCTAAGAAGGTTTTCCCATCTTGGAAGAAAATGCAAATAGAGATTTCAGAACTCAACGGCAGAAAGTTTGAACTTGGGGAACCTGTACTTGATCAATTCCCAGAAGTCGTAAAACATGGCGAGGCTTACAAGGAAATCACCGATCTGTGGCTTCACATCAAGGAAAACAACTTGGATACAGATCCAATCATCATAGACTCTGATGACCTGCTTCAAAATCCCAAAGAGGTACTGTCAGCTGTTTGTTCAAGGGTAGGAATACCTTACAGCGACTCTCTTCTCTCCTGGGAAGCTGGAGTAAGTGTCGTAGATCAATGGATGGTAAGCGCCACATTTAAGAATATGATGGAACACACAGAATTCTTCAAGAATTTTAGGAACACCACATGTTTCAAAAAGCCAGTTCATGAAAGTGAAGTTTTAGACCTGTCAACCTTTTCTCCAGATGTACAGCGCTGTATTGAAAACAGTATGCCTTACTACTTGAAACTGTTTGAACAGCGGCTCAAGTATTAGGCCATAGAAAGCATTGTCACTTTGAGGAAAGCTTCACATATTGAAGAATTGAAAAGGCGTTACTATAAAGAATTAATAACTTCTTCTTTTGAATTAGCTTATCTGCATAGTTTTTGGTCTTTTCATTGCTAAAATTTGTTCCTTAACTTAGTTATGGAACAAATATTTGCAGAGTTATGGAACAAATTTTAGCAATGTaaataccaaaaactaaaacacaTGTAGTTAGTGAAAAGTCTATAGCAATCCAAGAAACCAGCGTTTAAAGTTAAACAAATCCAGCTTTCGTACAAAAGCTCCTGAAACCTTGAAACTTTGTGAGTTGGTTAACATTGACGGTGTATatgcgacaaaggaatcgtgacatCAGTAGCAGTTATTTGATGTGGAAagtagcgccctcactttgccaagctggagaactgtgttcaaacccaattaggGGAAAATCGTCACTGGCCTCAAGGGGTCATAATAATAGATAAGCCgcttttgactctcggctgaaaaagctgCGTGGCTgagtgcatttttgactcgagttatttattactaaatgcaaattttgagagtaaaatggtaaTAATAACCGGTATCTAcaatgtctatttggccataaaaatgTAATTGACATAATCTCTTATTGGC encodes the following:
- the LOC139948785 gene encoding uncharacterized protein, which encodes MSDQTRVLLWTLSRTCSTILLKSLSNIPDSQMIFELYTSANIYGPDRREQTTYPDRITHPEPTYEGIELDANGLLKGPGSGFKSSICSFEWVKRQLEADYQGKKVIIAKEMANFLSWRYHFIPKGYRHMFLIRNPKKVFPSWKKMQIEISELNGRKFELGEPVLDQFPEVVKHGEAYKEITDLWLHIKENNLDTDPIIIDSDDLLQNPKEVLSAVCSRVGIPYSDSLLSWEAGVSVVDQWMVSATFKNMMEHTEFFKNFRNTTCFKKPVHESEVLDLSTFSPDVQRCIENSMPYYLKLFEQRLKY